Proteins from a single region of Candidatus Stygibacter australis:
- a CDS encoding ABC transporter ATP-binding protein — MKNSVTASGISKSYTEQPALHEIDFSAQPGEIFGFIGADGAGKTTLFKILTTLLKMDAGKAEVCGYDVEKDFRTIRKIIGYMPGTFSLYGDLSVEENLRFFARVFESTLEENFDLIRDIYVLLEPFKKRRAADLSGGMKQKLALCCALIHKPEVLFLDEPTTGVDPVSRQEFWQNLKTVSGQGITTLVSTPYMDEARQCDRIALIQSGKILQIDTPENIVNSFPKGLIVLKTTENKNIVMHELRKIAEAESVFSFGESIHITCEPERKQELISIITSTSKGTISFDAQAKPDIEDCFLYYMQRENGKSDN, encoded by the coding sequence ATGAAAAATAGCGTTACTGCCTCCGGCATCAGCAAAAGCTATACCGAACAGCCGGCTCTGCATGAGATAGATTTTTCTGCACAGCCTGGTGAGATATTCGGCTTTATAGGAGCAGATGGGGCTGGTAAAACCACTCTATTTAAGATACTTACCACTCTGCTGAAAATGGATGCGGGAAAGGCAGAAGTCTGCGGATATGATGTGGAAAAAGATTTCAGGACTATCCGCAAGATAATAGGCTATATGCCGGGCACCTTTTCGCTTTATGGAGATCTATCTGTGGAAGAGAACCTGAGATTCTTTGCCCGGGTGTTTGAATCCACTCTGGAGGAGAACTTTGATCTTATCCGTGATATATATGTGCTGCTGGAGCCTTTTAAGAAGCGCAGGGCAGCAGATCTATCCGGCGGTATGAAGCAGAAGCTGGCACTTTGCTGTGCCCTGATCCATAAACCCGAAGTATTATTTCTGGATGAACCGACTACAGGAGTGGATCCCGTTTCGCGTCAGGAATTCTGGCAGAACCTGAAAACCGTTTCCGGTCAAGGGATCACAACTCTGGTTTCCACGCCCTATATGGATGAAGCAAGGCAATGTGACAGGATAGCCCTTATCCAATCCGGTAAAATATTACAGATAGATACACCTGAGAACATCGTAAATTCCTTTCCCAAAGGTCTGATCGTGCTTAAAACTACAGAGAATAAAAATATCGTTATGCATGAGCTGAGAAAGATAGCTGAAGCTGAAAGTGTGTTTTCCTTTGGGGAATCAATTCATATCACCTGTGAACCAGAGCGGAAGCAGGAATTGATCTCTATCATTACCAGTACTTCTAAGGGCACTATCAGCTTTGACGCGCAGGCTAAGCCTGATATCGAAGACTGTTTTTTATATTATATGCAGAGGGAAAATGGCAAATCTGATAATTGA
- a CDS encoding efflux RND transporter periplasmic adaptor subunit, with amino-acid sequence MKKLIYALLIIAVIVLAGCSKKNSEVAYGTITATEYHPASEVSGKIISFQKGEGDKVEENEIIAIIDTTDIQLQINEMEAAIELKKLMTRNRDNELAILAQEQENLAVDIDRFTKLTAAEAAPEKNLDDLNASAKVLNLKVQSARLAHLSSEKETELAQIKLQQLEAKKTKFFLKSPIKGTLLNTYFSAGEIVPAGKPYAKIADLEIMTAKVYISETQLPEITLGKEVVLGIDTPNGGSSYILSHVTNIAHQAEFTPKIIQTKEQRVKLVYEVEVECYNERGELKIGMPVTMFLDLPNEK; translated from the coding sequence ATGAAGAAATTAATATATGCACTATTGATCATTGCTGTAATCGTCCTGGCAGGATGCAGTAAGAAAAACTCTGAGGTAGCTTATGGCACAATTACTGCCACGGAATACCATCCAGCCAGTGAGGTTTCGGGCAAAATTATCAGCTTCCAGAAAGGTGAAGGTGATAAGGTGGAAGAGAATGAGATAATTGCCATTATTGACACTACGGATATTCAATTGCAGATCAATGAAATGGAAGCTGCCATTGAGCTGAAAAAGCTGATGACCAGAAATCGGGATAATGAACTTGCCATACTGGCGCAGGAGCAGGAAAACCTGGCAGTGGATATTGACCGCTTTACGAAGCTTACTGCTGCTGAAGCTGCCCCGGAAAAGAACCTTGATGACCTGAATGCTTCTGCAAAAGTTCTGAATCTTAAAGTGCAGTCAGCGCGTCTGGCGCACCTGAGCAGTGAGAAAGAGACAGAACTGGCGCAGATCAAGCTGCAGCAATTAGAGGCAAAAAAGACTAAATTCTTCCTCAAAAGTCCGATTAAAGGGACTTTATTGAATACCTATTTTTCAGCAGGAGAAATAGTCCCGGCAGGAAAACCGTATGCCAAAATAGCTGATTTGGAGATCATGACAGCTAAGGTGTATATTTCGGAAACCCAATTGCCTGAAATAACTCTGGGTAAAGAAGTAGTCTTGGGAATTGACACTCCTAATGGTGGAAGCTCTTATATTCTCAGCCATGTTACGAATATTGCCCATCAGGCAGAATTCACACCCAAGATCATTCAGACTAAGGAGCAACGCGTGAAACTTGTCTATGAAGTGGAAGTGGAATGTTATAACGAAAGGGGCGAACTTAAAATAGGGATGCCCGTAACAATGTTTCTGGATCTTCCTAATGAAAAATAG